A DNA window from Kitasatospora atroaurantiaca contains the following coding sequences:
- a CDS encoding ATP-dependent helicase, protein MLDAYQRAVAEHAGGPLLVLAGPGTGKTTTLVESVVRRIESGTDPERILVLTFSRKAAMELRDRMTARLGSSRVSPQATTFHSFCYALLRAHQDPESYAEPLRLLSGPEQDVMVRELLAGGAEDAKLGIGRISWPLDLRACLTTRGFADEVRAVLARSRELGLGEAELARFADGVQRPDWAAAAHFLADYLDVLDLRGVLDYAELVHRAVLLAERPEVGAELRQRYEVVFVDEYQDTDPSQVRLLRQLAGGGRDLVAVGDPDQSIYAFRGADINGILDFPQSFPQADGRPAEVKVLRVSRRSGAVLLAATRELARRMPMGRLPADKLAQHRALLPSREGGKVEVYTYPTPGTELDSIADLLRRAHLEDGVPWGEMAVLVRAGSRSIPGVRRALSAAGVPLEIDGDDLPLREEPAVAPLLLALRVCAQPAEACTAELARTLLTGPLGGLDGSDLRRLGRALREEERQALRQSSQLHHQGREELRETEDLFPELDLLAATGHPETALRDRVPPEVGEAVTAGDLPSRAVPRAPGGGPVRSADELIREALAEPERLVAMDPLYARRARDLGVLLRKVRELLAGGGSAEDALWELWDGSRRWRERLERSALRGGAAGRNADRDLDALCALFETAARAEEQVTGHRGALDLLAELEAQDIAADTLTVRAVRPEAVRLMTAHRSKGLEWRLVVVAGVQDGLWPDLRRRGSLLEADRIGRDGLAEPLSPSALLGEERRLFYVAATRAKERLIVTAVKAPAEDGDEPSRFLRELYREELDPRTGRVRSRTPQVTVEDVTHRPRRPLAVSALVAELRAVTVDPGRAPELRRAAAERLAQLAAATDEDGYPLVPAAHPDRWWGLVDRTDAPEPLRDATEPVRLSGSGLEQLENCSLQWFLDKDVKAASTTTAAQGFGNVVHALADEVGSGRTPADLAVLMERLDTVWDALAFDAPWKSHQEKDQARAALERFLHWHVLERGRTTVATEHGFDLTLPVGGINVRIRGSMDRVEQDEIGRAYVVDFKTGKQIPTEKSLPEHKQLAVYQLAVRGGALAGLPGFEDGAETGGAELVHLREPAKGDAESPKVQQQGPPDGEPWIENLLADAAGRVLAERFVPSAGDNCTRCSFRSSCSAQRDGRQLID, encoded by the coding sequence ATGCTGGACGCGTACCAGCGGGCGGTGGCCGAGCACGCGGGCGGTCCGCTGCTGGTGCTCGCGGGGCCGGGGACGGGCAAGACCACCACGCTGGTGGAGTCGGTGGTCCGGCGGATCGAGAGCGGTACCGACCCCGAGCGGATCCTGGTGCTCACCTTCAGCCGCAAGGCGGCGATGGAGCTCCGCGACCGGATGACCGCCCGGCTGGGCAGCTCCCGGGTGTCCCCGCAGGCGACCACCTTCCACTCCTTCTGCTACGCCCTGCTCCGCGCGCACCAGGACCCGGAGTCGTACGCCGAGCCGCTGCGGCTGCTGTCGGGGCCCGAGCAGGACGTGATGGTCCGTGAGCTGCTCGCGGGCGGCGCCGAGGACGCCAAGCTGGGCATAGGCCGGATCAGCTGGCCGCTCGACCTGCGGGCCTGCCTCACCACCCGTGGCTTCGCCGACGAGGTCCGCGCCGTGCTGGCCCGTAGCCGCGAGCTCGGGCTCGGTGAGGCCGAGTTGGCGCGCTTCGCGGACGGCGTCCAGCGCCCCGACTGGGCCGCCGCCGCGCACTTCCTCGCCGACTACCTCGACGTGCTCGACCTGCGCGGCGTACTGGACTACGCCGAGCTGGTGCACCGCGCGGTGCTGCTCGCCGAGCGGCCCGAGGTGGGCGCCGAGCTCCGGCAGCGGTACGAGGTGGTCTTCGTCGACGAGTACCAGGACACCGACCCCTCGCAGGTCCGGCTGCTCAGGCAGCTCGCGGGCGGCGGGCGCGACCTGGTGGCCGTAGGGGACCCGGACCAGTCGATCTACGCCTTCCGCGGCGCCGACATCAACGGCATCCTCGACTTCCCGCAGTCCTTCCCGCAGGCCGACGGACGGCCGGCCGAGGTCAAGGTGCTGCGGGTCTCCCGGCGCTCCGGCGCCGTCCTGCTGGCGGCGACCCGGGAGCTGGCCCGCCGGATGCCGATGGGCCGGCTGCCCGCCGACAAGCTGGCCCAGCACCGCGCGCTGCTGCCCTCCCGCGAGGGGGGCAAGGTCGAGGTCTACACGTACCCGACCCCCGGCACCGAGCTGGACAGCATCGCGGACCTGCTCCGCCGCGCGCACCTGGAGGACGGGGTGCCGTGGGGCGAGATGGCGGTGCTGGTCCGGGCCGGGTCGCGCTCCATCCCGGGCGTGCGGCGGGCGCTGAGCGCGGCCGGCGTACCGCTGGAGATCGACGGCGACGACCTGCCGCTGCGCGAGGAGCCGGCCGTGGCCCCGCTGCTGCTGGCCCTGCGGGTCTGCGCCCAGCCCGCCGAGGCCTGCACCGCCGAGCTGGCCCGCACCCTGCTGACCGGCCCGCTCGGTGGGCTGGACGGCTCCGACCTGCGGCGCTTGGGGCGCGCGTTGCGCGAGGAGGAGCGCCAGGCGCTGAGGCAATCCAGTCAGTTGCACCACCAGGGGCGCGAGGAACTGCGCGAAACGGAAGATCTGTTCCCGGAACTGGACCTTCTCGCAGCAACTGGGCACCCCGAGACCGCCCTGCGCGACCGAGTGCCTCCTGAGGTCGGCGAAGCGGTGACGGCGGGGGATCTTCCGTCTCGCGCAGTTCCCCGCGCCCCTGGGGGCGGCCCGGTGCGGTCTGCTGACGAGTTGATCCGGGAGGCGCTGGCGGAGCCCGAGCGGCTGGTCGCGATGGACCCGCTGTACGCCCGCCGGGCCCGGGACCTGGGCGTGCTGCTGCGCAAGGTGCGCGAGCTGCTGGCCGGCGGCGGCAGTGCCGAGGATGCGCTCTGGGAGCTCTGGGACGGCAGCCGGCGCTGGCGGGAGCGGCTGGAGCGCTCCGCCCTGCGCGGTGGCGCGGCAGGCCGTAACGCCGACCGCGACCTCGACGCGCTCTGCGCCCTCTTCGAGACCGCCGCCCGCGCCGAGGAACAGGTCACCGGACACCGGGGCGCGCTGGACCTGCTGGCCGAGCTGGAGGCCCAGGACATCGCCGCCGACACCCTCACCGTCCGGGCGGTGCGGCCGGAGGCCGTACGCCTGATGACGGCCCACCGGTCCAAGGGCCTGGAGTGGCGGCTGGTCGTGGTGGCCGGGGTCCAGGACGGCCTCTGGCCGGACCTGCGGCGCCGGGGCTCCCTCCTCGAGGCGGACCGGATCGGCCGGGACGGCCTGGCCGAGCCGCTCTCCCCGTCCGCGCTGCTCGGCGAGGAGCGCCGGCTCTTCTACGTCGCCGCGACCCGGGCGAAGGAGCGGCTGATCGTCACCGCCGTCAAGGCCCCGGCCGAGGACGGCGACGAGCCGTCCCGCTTCCTGCGCGAGCTGTACCGCGAGGAGCTCGACCCTCGCACCGGCCGGGTCCGCAGCCGGACCCCGCAGGTCACCGTCGAGGACGTCACCCACCGCCCGCGCCGCCCGCTCGCCGTGTCGGCGCTGGTCGCCGAGCTGCGTGCGGTCACCGTCGACCCCGGAAGGGCGCCCGAGCTGCGCCGCGCAGCCGCCGAACGGCTGGCCCAGCTGGCCGCCGCCACCGACGAGGACGGCTACCCCCTGGTGCCCGCCGCCCACCCGGACCGCTGGTGGGGCCTGGTCGACCGGACCGACGCCCCCGAGCCGCTGCGCGATGCGACCGAGCCCGTCCGGCTCTCCGGCAGTGGCCTGGAGCAGCTGGAGAACTGCTCGCTCCAGTGGTTCCTGGACAAGGACGTCAAGGCGGCGAGCACCACCACGGCCGCCCAGGGCTTCGGCAACGTGGTGCACGCGCTCGCCGACGAGGTCGGCTCCGGCCGCACCCCGGCGGACCTGGCGGTCCTGATGGAGCGGTTGGACACCGTCTGGGACGCGCTCGCCTTCGACGCCCCCTGGAAGTCCCACCAGGAGAAGGACCAGGCCCGCGCGGCCCTTGAACGCTTCCTGCACTGGCACGTCCTGGAACGCGGCCGCACCACCGTCGCCACCGAGCACGGCTTCGACCTCACCCTCCCGGTCGGCGGGATCAACGTCCGGATCCGGGGCTCGATGGACCGGGTGGAGCAGGACGAGATCGGCCGGGCGTACGTGGTCGACTTCAAGACCGGCAAGCAGATCCCCACCGAGAAGTCGCTGCCCGAGCACAAGCAGCTGGCGGTCTACCAGCTCGCCGTACGCGGCGGGGCGCTCGCCGGGCTGCCCGGCTTCGAGGACGGCGCGGAGACCGGCGGGGCCGAGCTGGTGCACCTGCGCGAGCCCGCCAAGGGGGACGCCGAGAGTCCCAAGGTGCAGCAGCAGGGGCCGCCGGACGGTGAGCCGTGGATCGAGAACCTGCTCGCCGACGCGGCGGGACGCGTGCTCGCCGAGCGCTTCGTCCCGTCGGCGGGGGACAACTGCACCCGCTGCTCGTTCCGCAGCAGCTGCTCGGCGCAGCGGGACGGCCGCCAACTGATCGATTAG